From a region of the Argiope bruennichi chromosome 8, qqArgBrue1.1, whole genome shotgun sequence genome:
- the LOC129981260 gene encoding hydroxyacylglutathione hydrolase, mitochondrial-like — MKVKILKALDDNYMYLIIDEKTKKAAVVDPVEPAKVLKAAEEEGVDLTTILTTHHHWDHAGGNVELKSMKRNIKVVGGDQNIAGLTDKVTHGDTLQIGELHVNCLLTPCHTRGHICYFVEDENGGQPAVFTGDTLFSAGCGKFFEGTPEQMYEALVRILGNLPDDTLVYCGHEYTGNNLIYARHVEPNNPAIKSKLDWVLTMHTADQPTVPSTIGDEKTFNPFMRVKEPSVQKHAGSTDPVAVMNFLRNEKNHFSKRM, encoded by the coding sequence atgaaagttaaaatattaaaagctctTGATGACAATTACATGTATCTTATCATTGACGAAAAAACTAAAAAAGCAGCTGTTGTAGATCCCGTGGAACCTGCAAAAGTCCTGAAAGCAGCTGAAGAAGAAGGTGTGGATTTAACGACAATCTTAACTACCCATCATCACTGGGATCATGCAGGCGGAAATGTGGAGTTGAAATCCATGAAAAGAAATATCAAGGTAGTTGGTGGAGACCAAAATATTGCTGGTTTGACTGATAAGGTTACTCATGGCGATACTTTGCAAATAGGTGAACTGCATGTAAATTGTCTCTTAACTCCTTGCCACACGCGTGGACATATTTGCTATTTTGTTGAAGATGAAAATGGTGGACAACCAGCAGTGTTTACTGGCGATACTTTGTTTTCTGCTGGATGCGGGAAATTTTTCGAAGGTACACCGGAACAAATGTATGAAGCATTAGTAAGAATCTTGGGTAATTTGCCAGACGATACTCTTGTTTATTGTGGACATGAGTATACtggcaataatttaatttatgctcGTCACGTTGAGCCTAATAATCCTGCTATTAAAAGTAAGCTTGACTGGGTCCTAACTATGCATACAGCTGACCAGCCAACAGTACCTTCAACTATTGGGGATGAGAAGACCTTCAACCCTTTCATGAGAGTGAAGGAACCTTCTGTACAAAAACATGCTGGTTCCACTGATCCAGTTGCTGTTATGAATTTcttgagaaatgaaaaaaatcatttttcaaagcgAATGTAA